One Punica granatum isolate Tunisia-2019 chromosome 3, ASM765513v2, whole genome shotgun sequence genomic window carries:
- the LOC116199173 gene encoding transcription factor DIVARICATA-like, whose product MAWSLYEDKLFEQALVVFPEETPNRWEMIARGVPGKSAAEVWQHYEDLVHDVMEIDCGRVKLPSYKEGGTGEWGGYEPSGTISTQASSGLKAKVDAERRKGIPWTEEEHRLFLVGLQRYGKGDWRSISRNAVVSRTPTQVASHAQKYFLRLNSSAKKEKKRSSIHDVAAPDPGPSGLAHYSNWAGPSPDPLT is encoded by the exons ATGGCGTGGTCGCTGTATGAGGACAAGCTGTTCGAGCAGGCGCTGGTGGTCTTCCCCGAGGAGACGCCGAACAGGTGGGAGATGATAGCCCGCGGGGTGCCGGGGAAGTCTGCGGCCGAGGTGTGGCAGCACTACGAGGACCTGGTCCATGATGTCATGGAGATTGACTGTGGAAGGGTCAAGCTGCCGAGCTACAAGGAGGGCGGGACGGGAGAGTGGGGTGGTTATGAGCCGTCGGGGACCATCTCAACCCAGGCCTCATCCGGGTTGAAGGCCAAAGTCGACGCTGAACGGCGGAAGGGTATCCCTTGGACGGAGGAAGAGCATAG GTTATTTCTAGTTGGGCTGCAGAGGTATGGGAAAGGAGATTGGAGGAGCATATCGAGAAACGCCGTCGTATCAAGAACCCCGACCCAAGTGGCCAGTCACGCCCAGAAGTACTTCCTCCGACTTAACTCCTCCgccaagaaggagaagaagaggtcCAGCATTCACGACGTCGCCGCCCCCGATCCTGGGCCCTCCGGCCTGGCCCATTATAGTAATTGGGCCGGACCCTCGCCCGATCCTTTGACATAG
- the LOC116201478 gene encoding vesicle-associated membrane protein 714, with amino-acid sequence MAILYAVVARGTVVLAEFSAVTGNTGAVARRILEKLPSEADSRLCFSQDRYIFHILRSDGLTFLCMANDTFGRRIPFSYLEDIHMRFMKNYGRVAPYAPAYAMNDEFSRVLHQQMEFFSSNPSADTLNRVRGEVGELRTIMVENIEKILERGDRIELLVDKTATMQDGAFHFRKQSKRLRRALWMKNAKLLALLTGLILLLLYIIIAAACGGITLPNCRS; translated from the exons ATGGCGATCCTGTACGCGGTGGTGGCGAGGGGTACGGTGGTGCTGGCGGAGTTCAGCGCCGTGACTGGCAACACCGGCGCGGTGGCTCGGCGTATCCTCGAGAAGCTCCCCTCGGAGGCCGACTCGCGGCTCTGCTTCTCCCAGGACCGGTACATCTTCCACATCCTCAGATCCGATGGCCTCACCTTCCTCTGTATGGCCAACGACACCTTCGGAA GGAGAATTCCCTTTTCATATCTGGAGGATATTCACATGAGATTCATGAAAAACTATGGTAGAGTTGCACCTTATGCTCCCGCCTATGCGATGAATGATGAATTCTCAAGGGTCTTACATCAGCAAATGGAATTTTTCTCCAGTAATCCAAGCGCTGATACCCTCAATCGTGTGAGAGGCGAAGTTGGCGAG TTACGCACTATCATGGTGGAAAACATTGAGAAGATACTGGAGAGAGGTGACAGGATTGAGCTGCTCGTTGACAAAACTGCTACAATGCAAGATGGTGCATTCCACTTCAGGAAACAATCAAAGAGACTCCGCCGAGCTCTTTGGATGAAAAATGCCAAGCTATT GGCCTTGCTGACGGGTTTGATCCTTCTGCTTCTGTACATTATAATTGCGGCTGCTTGCGGAGGCATTACCTTACCCAACTGCAGATCTTGA
- the LOC116201477 gene encoding capsanthin/capsorubin synthase, chromoplastic-like — MATLLLGSHPLPPLGPTKPLFSPPPPPPPVPRSFFGTLNRLPRNPDARARTSKFGNFLDLTPEPVPDSLEFDELSWFDPSDRRQRRFDMIVIGAGPAGLRLAEQVSRYGIRLCCVDPSPLSMWANNYGSWVDEFESMGLADCLDKTWDMTTVFIDERKTKYLDRPYGRVSRKKLKSKLLEGCISGGVRFHEAKVWEIQHEEFESSITCDDGTQLKANLIVDASGFSSPFIEYDKPRNHGYQIAHGILAEVDSHPYDLDKMVLMDWRDSHLGNEPYLRESSSRFPTFMYAMPFSSNLIFLEETSLVSRPMLSYSEVKRRMVARLRHLGIRVTRVLEEEKCLIPMGGPLLKIPQSLMAVGGTSGIVHPSTGYMVARTLGLAPALAAVIAECLGSARMIRGRPLHQRVWAGLWPVERRCTREFYAFGMETLLKLDLNGTRRFFDAFFNLNPYYWHGFLSSRLSLGELAMLSVSLFGHASNLSRLDILTKCPVPLVKMVGSLALETI; from the coding sequence ATGGCGACCCTACTTCTCGGGTCCCACCCTCTTCCTCCCCTCGGCCCCACCAAGCCCCTCTTTTcaccccctcctcctcctcctcctgtcccCCGTTCCTTCTTCGGGACCCTCAATCGGCTTCCGCGTAACCCCGATGCTAGGGCTCGAACCAGCAAATTCGGGAACTTCCTCGACCTTACGCCCGAACCGGTCCCTGATTCCCTGGAGTTCGATGAGCTATCCTGGTTCGACCCGAGCGACCGCCGCCAGCGTCGTTTTGACATGATCGTGATCGGTGCAGGGCCTGCGGGACTCAGGCTGGCCGAGCAGGTGTCGAGGTATGGGATCCGGTTGTGCTGTGTGGACCCGTCTCCGCTGTCTATGTGGGCGAACAATTACGGTTCGTGGGTCGATGAGTTCGAGAGCATGGGGCTCGCGGACTGTCTTGACAAGACGTGGGATATGACCACTGTGTTTATCGATGAGCGCAAGACCAAGTATTTGGACCGGCCATACGGCAGAGTCAGCAGGAAGAAGCTGAAATCGAAGCTGTTGGAAGGCTGCATTTCGGGCGGAGTTAGGTTTCACGAGGCTAAGGTTTGGGAAATCCAGCATGAGGAGTTCGAGTCCTCAATCACTTGCGATGATGGGACCCAACTGAAAGCGAACTTGATTGTCGACGCGAGTGGATTCTCAAGCCCGTTCATTGAGTATGATAAGCCGAGAAATCACGGGTATCAGATCGCTCATGGGATTCTGGCCGAGGTGGATTCTCACCCTTATGATTTGGACAAGATGGTGCTCATGGACTGGAGGGACTCTCATCTTGGGAACGAGCCTTACCTCCGAGAGAGCAGCTCAAGGTTTCCAACGTTCATGTATGCAATGCCCTTTAgttcaaatttgatttttcttgagGAGACATCTTTAGTCAGTAGGCCCATGCTATCTTACTCAGAGGTAAAGAGAAGGATGGTTGCGAGATTGAGGCATTTGGGGATTCGAGTGACGAGGGTGTTGGAGGAAGAGAAGTGCCTGATTCCAATGGGCGGGCCTCTCCTGAAGATCCCGCAGAGTCTGATGGCGGTCGGTGGGACTTCTGGGATTGTCCATCCATCCACAGGCTACATGGTGGCCCGAACACTAGGCCTTGCCCCAGCCCTAGCTGCAGTCATCGCAGAATGCCTTGGCTCAGCCAGAATGATCCGGGGGAGGCCGCTCCATCAACGGGTCTGGGCGGGGCTCTGGCCCGTTGAGAGAAGGTGCACTCGGGAGTTTTATGCGTTCGGGATGGAGACTCTGCTCAAGCTGGACCTGAACGGGACGAGGAGGTTTTTTGATGCTTTTTTCAATCTGAACCCTTACTACTGGCACGGATTCCTCTCCTCGAGATTGTCCCTCGGAGAGCTTGCTATGTTAAGTGTATCATTATTCGGGCATGCCTCGAATCTGTCCAGGTTAGATATATTGACTAAGTGCCCTGTTCCTTTGGTTAAAATGGTCGGCAGTCTAGCACTTGAAACTATATGA
- the LOC116201476 gene encoding extensin has protein sequence MRTFSGPALFFSSLIVFCSQVVVAEYEKDNGIRIHPTMRSVPDQLHGYWPPSPSSPPSYGFPPPPPLAPGRRPPTHWPPHARSPPPAHRPPRHWPPKHRHPRSPPPTYEQPPSPTPAYFPPPPKYRPPAPTYQPPSSPPVYVPTPPTSQPPPSLSPPSPSSPPSPSPPPVHGTPPPTYQPTPPNYQPPPSYGFPPPPPLVPGRRPPTHWPPHARSPPPAHRPPRHRPPKNWHPRSPPPTYQRPPSPTPAYFPPPPKYRPPAPTYQPPSSPPVYVPTPPTSQPPSSLSPPSPSCPPSPSPPPVYGTPTPTYQSTPPNYQPPPSYGFPPPPPLVPGHRPPTHWPPHARSPPPAHRPPRHRPPKHRHPRSPPPTYQQPPSPTPAYFPPPPKYSPPAPTYQPPSSPPVYVPTPPTSQPPPSLSPPSLSSPPSPSPPPVHGTPPLNYQPTPPKYQPPPSLPPPVYDPPPPKYSPLPPSPAPSSPPQPISPPQPVYSPPPTYQPPPSSPPPPPSYQPPSSPPPIYDCPPPSYQPPPSSSPPVYCPWPPKYQPPPSPQPSVYSPPPIYSPSPPSPPLPSPPPPIYSLIPSPPAYSRSPPTYQPPTCSPSTHSPPSPLYTSPPPTYQPPTSSPPLATCSPPLPVYNPPPIYQPPSSSPPPTYGPPTPVYSPPPRTYQPPQSTRPTPPTYSAPPPVYSPLPPTYQPPPSSPSPPPTYSPPQPPYSPPPPTYQPSPSSPSPPTYSPPQPVYTPPPPTYQPSPTPTYSPPPPVYGPPAPTLSTSMSITTTLSPSSSSFSTKTPKTTSP, from the coding sequence ATGAGAACTTTCTCGGGGCCTGCATTGTTCTTCTCCTCCCTAATAGTGTTCTGCAGTCAGGTAGTTGTTGCCGAGTATGAGAAGGATAATGGCATTAGAATCCACCCCACCATGCGATCTGTCCCTGACCAGCTTCATGGATATTGGCCACCATCGCCTTCTTCGCCACCATCTTATGGGtttccaccaccaccacctctaGCGCCAGGGCGCCGTCCGCCCACTCACTGGCCGCCCCATGCTCGGAGTCCACCACCAGCACACAGGCCTCCTAGACACTGGCCTCCAAAGCATCGGCATCCGAGGTCTCCACCTCCGACTTATGAACAGCCACCTTCTCCAACACCAGCGTATTTTCCTCCACCGCCAAAATATAGGCCGCCGGCACCAACTTATCAGCCTCCCTCTTCACCGCCAGTATACGTGCCGACCCCTCCGACTTCTCAGCCTCCTCCTTCACTGTCACCACCATCTCCGTCTTCTCCACCTTCACCTTCTCCACCACCGGTTCACGGTACTCCCCCACCAACTTATCAGCCCACACCTCCCAATTACCAACCACCACCATCTTATGGGTTTCCACCACCGCCACCTCTAGTGCCAGGGCGCCGTCCGCCCACTCACTGGCCACCCCATGCTCGGAGTCCACCACCAGCACACAGGCCTCCTAGACACCGGCCTCCAAAGAATTGGCATCCGAGGTCTCCACCTCCGACTTATCAACGGCCACCTTCTCCAACACCAGCGTATTTTCCTCCACCGCCAAAATATAGGCCGCCTGCACCAACTTATCAGCCTCCCTCTTCACCGCCAGTATACGTGCCGACCCCTCCGACTTCTCAGCCTCCTTCTTCACTGTCACCACCATCTCCATCTTGTCCACCTTCACCTTCTCCACCACCGGTTTACGGTACTCCCACACCAACTTATCAGTCCACACCTCCCAATTACCAACCACCACCATCTTATGGGTTTCCACCACCGCCACCTCTAGTGCCAGGGCACCGTCCGCCCACTCACTGGCCACCCCATGCTCGGAGTCCACCACCAGCACACAGGCCTCCTAGACACCGGCCTCCAAAGCATCGGCATCCGAGGTCTCCACCTCCGACTTATCAACAGCCACCTTCTCCAACACCAGCGTATTTTCCTCCACCGCCAAAATATAGTCCGCCGGCACCAACTTATCAGCCTCCCTCTTCACCGCCAGTATACGTGCCGACCCCTCCGACTTCTCAGCCTCCTCCTTCACTGTCACCACCATCTCTGTCTTCTCCACCTTCACCTTCTCCACCACCGGTTCACGGTACTCCCCCACTAAATTATCAGCCCACACCTCCCAAATACCAACCACCACCTTCTCTGCCACCGCCAGTTTATGATCCTCCACCACCGAAGTACAGCCCACTACCTCCAAGTCCCGCTCCATCTTCACCTCCACAACCTATTAGCCCACCTCAACCGGTCTATAGTCCTCCACCCACTTATCAACCTCCACCGTCTTCACCCCCACCTCCTCCATCTTACCAGCCTCCATCTTCTCCACCACCGATTTACGATTGTCCCCCGCCAAGTTATCAACCTCCACCTTCTTCATCACCACCAGTATACTGTCCTTGGCCTCCCAAATATCAACCACCACCTTCTCCGCAACCATCAGTCTATAGTCCTCCACcaatatatagtccatcacctCCAAGTCCCCCTCTACCTTCACCACCGCCACCTATTTATAGCCTAATTCCATCTCCACCGGCTTATAGTCGTTCTCCACCCACTTATCAGCCTCCAACATGTTCACCATCGACTCACAGTCCACCTTCACCACTCTACACTTCTCCTCCACCCACTTATCAGCCTCCAACGTCTTCACCACCACTGGCAACTTGCAGTCCACCTCTACCGGTCTACAATCCTCCACCCATTTATCAGCCTCCATCATCTTCACCACCACCGACTTATGGTCCACCCACACCGGTCTACAGTCCTCCTCCACGCACTTATCAACCTCCACAGTCCACACGACCAACACCACCGACCTACAGTGCACCTCCTCCAGTCTATAGTCCTCTTCCACCCACTTATCAGCCTCCACCGTCTTCACCATCTCCACCACCAACTTACAGTCCACCCCAACCACCCTATAGCCCTCCCCCTCCAACTTATCAGCCCTCACCTTCATCGCCTAGTCCACCAACTTATAGTCCACCTCAACCGGTCTATACCCCTCCTCCTCCAACTTATCAGCCATCACCCACACCGACTTACAGTCCACCTCCACCAGTATATGGCCCTCCCGCTCCAACTTTATCAACCTCCATGTCCATCACCACCACATTGTCGCCATCATCGTCCTCCTTCTCCACCAAGACACCAAAGACCACCAGTCCATAG
- the LOC116201620 gene encoding mitochondrial fission protein ELM1, whose translation MKPIRLPEPPSPTFGVPEIFEAGAYSIVRRAIIIGNGSPGAENQSIGLVRALGLLDKHVLYRVTRPKGGVNEWLHWLPVSVHKNLDFILRQLFGYTQLWLTARGRKPVIVRSENGKGVGLSTILEADVKKIVSTARETYEKDGPLLVVASGRDTISVASSIKRLASQNVFVIQILHPRTRLDRFDLVITPKHDYYPLTPQAQQQVPRFLRLWMTPREPPDGHVVLTLGALHQIDSTVLRNEASAWHDEFAPLPKPLLVVNIGGPISNCRYGVDLAKQLIANLLSVLASCGSVRVSFSNKTPAKVSNFIVKQLGDNPKVYIWDGKEPNPYMGHLAWADAFVITADSVSMISESCSTGKPVYVMGAERCTWKYAEFHKSLRDRGVVRPFLGTEDMSESWSYPPLNDTAEAANQVRKALAERGWSIRS comes from the exons ATGAAGCCGATCAGGCTTCCCGAGCCGCCTAGCCCGACCTTTGGCGTCCCGGAGATCTTCGAGGCTGGTGCTTATAGCATCGTCCGACGGGCAATCATCATTGGAAACGGCTCTCCTGGAGCTGAGAACCAGAGCATCGGATTGGTCCGTGCCCTCGGTTTATTGGACAAGCATGTTCTCTAC AGAGTTACGAGGCCTAAAGGAGGTGTAAATGAGTGGCTACACTGGCTTCCTGTGTCAGTTCACAAGAATTTGGACTTTATATTGAGGCAGCTTTTTGGATACACACAGCTTTGGTTAACAGCCCGAGGAAGGAAGCCTGTGATTGTACGTTCTGAAAATGGTAAAGGGGTGGGCTTGTCTACCATTTTGGAGGCCGACGTGAAGAAGATTGTATCCACGGCTAGAGAAACCTAtgaaaa GGATGGGCCATTACTAGTTGTTGCCTCTGGTAGGGATACAATCTCTGTTGCAAGTTCTATCAAGCGTCTGGCATCACAAAATGTTTTTGTCATTCAG ATACTACATCCAAGGACAAGGTTAGATAGGTTTGATCTGGTGATTACCCCTAAACATGATTACTATCCTTTGACACCTCAAGCGCAGCAGCAGGTTCCTCGATTTTTACGACTGTGGATGACTCCACGTGAACCTCCAGATGGGCATGTG GTCCTCACTTTAGGAGCTTTGCATCAGATTGATTCTACTGTACTGAGGAATGAAGCTAGTGCCTGGCATGACGAATTTGCACCTCTTCCAAAGCCTCTACTTGTGGTCAACATTGGAGGACCTATAA GCAACTGTCGGTATGGTGTGGATCTCGCCAAGCAGTTGATAGCAAATCTACTCAGCGTGCTTGCGAGCTGTGGCAGTGTCCGAGTgtctttttcaaataaaaccCCGGCAAAG GTGTCCAATTTTATTGTGAAACAACTTGGAGATAACCCAAAAGTCTACATCTGGGATGGCAAAG AGCCGAACCCTTATATGGGGCATCTAGCATGGGCAGATGCGTTTGTTATTACGGCGGATTCAGTCAGTATGATAAGTGAATCCTGCAGTACAGG GAAGCCAGTGTATGTTATGGGAGCCGAGCGATGCACATGGAAATATGCTGAGTTCCATAAGTCTCTGAGGGACCGAGGAGTCGTACGGCCATTCCTGGGTACTGAAGAT ATGTCGGAAAGCTGGAGCTATCCTCCCTTGAACGACACGGCAGAAGCAGCTAATCAGGTCCGGAAAGCCCTTGCAGAGCGAGGATGGAGTATCCGCTCATAA